The following proteins come from a genomic window of Corallococcus sp. NCRR:
- a CDS encoding 4-alpha-glucanotransferase, protein MSTPGRLSGLLLPLFSLRSRTDFGIGDFGAMDGLFSWMKAARQRMLMVLPLLPTAPGDPSPYATRSAFGLNPLFIDLNQVPEFQATGGEGALGDAQKQQLAEARAAARVRYDLVFPLKDAAFARAFDHFEKHEWAPRTPRAQEFQKWREAQGEWLESYALFTAISEKEDRRPWWQWPEGLRTRQPDALLAIQKEGLERRVRYHAWLQWLAEAQWNQVRAQAKAKDVLLCGDEPFIIGQDSSDCWAHPDILRRDARLGVPPDDFSATGQDWGLPYFDFAAMEKDDYAWLKKRAAKAASYYDLRRVDHAVGYFRQWIRDEKNPTGYFVPGDEPTWRRQGEKHFRLLSEGAGIVAEDLGVIPPFVRQILADLKLPGYRVLRWERDDNTYRDPHQFPAVSLVTTGTHDTEPQAEWWEQAQEHERQSAARAWPEFQGVAVTREFTPDIHRATLAAALNAGSDLCVLPWQDVLGTRDRINLPGTMGDANWAYRIAQNTDALLTEAQTKDAAERLAWLTASSRR, encoded by the coding sequence ATGTCCACTCCTGGCCGGCTCTCCGGTCTCCTGCTGCCTCTCTTCTCCCTGCGCTCGCGAACGGACTTCGGCATCGGTGATTTCGGTGCCATGGACGGGCTCTTCTCCTGGATGAAGGCCGCGCGTCAGCGAATGCTGATGGTGCTGCCCCTCCTCCCCACCGCGCCTGGCGACCCGAGCCCCTACGCCACGCGGTCCGCGTTCGGGCTGAACCCGCTCTTCATCGACCTGAACCAGGTGCCGGAGTTCCAGGCCACCGGCGGCGAGGGCGCGCTGGGCGACGCGCAGAAGCAGCAGTTGGCGGAGGCCCGCGCCGCGGCGCGCGTGCGCTACGACCTGGTGTTCCCGCTGAAGGACGCCGCGTTCGCGCGCGCGTTCGACCACTTCGAGAAGCACGAGTGGGCCCCGCGCACGCCGCGCGCCCAGGAGTTCCAGAAGTGGCGCGAGGCGCAGGGCGAGTGGCTGGAGAGCTACGCCCTCTTCACCGCCATCAGCGAGAAGGAGGACCGCCGTCCCTGGTGGCAGTGGCCCGAGGGGCTGCGCACGCGCCAGCCGGACGCGCTGCTCGCCATCCAGAAGGAAGGCCTGGAGCGCCGCGTGCGCTACCACGCGTGGCTCCAGTGGCTGGCGGAGGCGCAGTGGAACCAGGTCCGCGCGCAGGCCAAAGCGAAGGACGTGCTGCTGTGCGGGGATGAGCCCTTCATCATCGGGCAGGACAGCTCCGACTGCTGGGCCCACCCGGACATCCTGCGCCGCGACGCGCGCCTGGGCGTGCCGCCGGACGACTTCTCCGCCACGGGCCAGGACTGGGGCCTGCCCTACTTCGACTTCGCCGCGATGGAGAAGGACGACTACGCGTGGCTGAAGAAGCGCGCGGCCAAGGCGGCCAGCTACTACGACCTGCGCCGCGTGGACCACGCGGTGGGCTACTTCCGCCAGTGGATCCGCGACGAGAAGAACCCCACCGGCTACTTCGTCCCCGGGGACGAGCCCACCTGGCGCCGCCAGGGTGAGAAGCATTTCCGCCTCCTGTCGGAGGGCGCGGGCATCGTCGCCGAGGACCTGGGCGTGATTCCCCCGTTCGTGCGGCAAATCCTGGCGGACCTGAAGCTGCCCGGCTACCGGGTGCTGCGCTGGGAGCGCGACGACAACACCTACCGCGACCCGCACCAGTTCCCCGCCGTGTCGCTGGTCACCACCGGCACGCACGACACGGAGCCGCAGGCGGAGTGGTGGGAGCAGGCGCAGGAGCACGAGCGCCAGAGCGCCGCGCGCGCGTGGCCGGAGTTCCAAGGCGTGGCGGTGACGCGCGAGTTCACCCCGGACATCCACCGCGCCACGCTGGCCGCCGCGCTCAACGCGGGCTCGGACCTGTGCGTGCTGCCGTGGCAGGACGTGCTGGGCACGCGCGACCGCATCAACCTGCCCGGCACCATGGGCGACGCCAACTGGGCCTACCGCATCGCGCAGAACACGGACGCGCTGCTCACGGAAGCCCAGACGAAGGACGCCGCGGAGCGCCTGGCGTGGCTCACCGCCTCGTCGCGCCGCTAG